A region from the Ktedonobacterales bacterium genome encodes:
- a CDS encoding DUF3352 domain-containing protein has translation MASSSGPVGPEARTFCGFCGFGDRQPFTFCPRCGRPAGTLSEQMTMNEQTRPSGLMPRGTGTFGEAPTQAGSYPSGSVGAAAGLINAQTMTGAATRQARRGRRRVSVLTAALLALLVVGSASAYFVYTAFFAYSPTDSARYLPATTLFYSSFDLQQVEQNTHNVSEADLSGATNTSGFEQMTGLDFHTDVAPWIKRSFSFSLVDITQQPAPGGFGTRTIFETVFLISTHDTNASNAAIQKIITNQQRQYGVKFRTITYQSVTLQSDVDSVESQQGNGFGNPANRAVPLVLGIVKDQVIIANTVAVAEQVVDYANGKNGTLAQDSTFTAAMGKLPADRFGTLYINVSQVMNDLLHTGATGVAGVGAANNYPVGYGSLQFTNAGMRLSFTLEAKAGTHVTEHLNGDTNASAGVVPANALLFAGLGNLNGFYHQVKDASNGAVTDESFTRAVGLGPDDPLFNAPVSVALLPPKAGSDQVVEPLVLLHATVDATTASAKVQQAVQNLGYTTTSSTISGTTVTAIHAPSQTVYYTLLGQDLVFAGDSYGISQAIDTFQGRLSSLAGLSTFKELVAQAPKDNALTVFIGLDTLSKATGPLGDFYRNLVKQSGLLAKATAAYLTYSSDDSGITITQDLALK, from the coding sequence ATGGCATCATCAAGTGGCCCGGTTGGGCCGGAAGCCCGGACGTTTTGTGGTTTCTGTGGATTTGGCGATAGACAGCCATTTACGTTCTGCCCGCGCTGTGGACGGCCCGCAGGTACGTTGAGCGAGCAGATGACGATGAATGAGCAGACACGGCCTTCGGGGTTGATGCCCCGGGGGACGGGGACGTTTGGGGAAGCGCCGACTCAGGCTGGCTCATATCCGTCCGGGTCTGTGGGCGCTGCGGCTGGGCTGATCAATGCGCAGACCATGACAGGGGCTGCGACGAGGCAGGCGCGGAGGGGCAGAAGGCGGGTGAGTGTGCTGACGGCGGCGCTGCTGGCGCTGCTGGTGGTGGGGTCGGCGAGCGCGTACTTTGTGTATACGGCGTTCTTTGCGTATAGTCCTACGGACTCGGCGCGCTATCTCCCCGCGACGACGCTCTTTTATTCGTCCTTCGACTTGCAGCAGGTGGAGCAGAATACGCATAACGTGAGCGAGGCGGATCTTTCCGGCGCGACGAATACGAGTGGCTTTGAGCAGATGACGGGGCTGGATTTCCATACCGATGTCGCGCCCTGGATTAAGCGGAGCTTCAGCTTCTCGCTGGTGGACATCACGCAGCAGCCCGCGCCAGGGGGGTTTGGGACGCGCACGATCTTTGAGACGGTGTTTTTGATTTCGACGCATGATACGAATGCGTCGAATGCGGCGATCCAGAAGATCATTACGAATCAGCAGCGGCAGTATGGGGTGAAGTTCAGGACGATTACCTATCAAAGCGTAACGCTCCAGAGCGATGTGGATTCGGTGGAGAGCCAGCAGGGCAATGGTTTTGGGAATCCGGCGAACAGGGCTGTGCCGCTGGTGCTGGGGATCGTGAAAGATCAGGTGATTATTGCCAATACGGTTGCGGTGGCGGAGCAGGTGGTGGATTACGCGAATGGGAAGAACGGGACGCTGGCGCAGGATTCGACGTTTACGGCTGCGATGGGGAAGCTGCCCGCTGATCGGTTTGGGACGCTGTATATCAATGTCAGCCAGGTAATGAATGATCTGCTTCATACGGGCGCCACTGGCGTTGCCGGGGTGGGGGCGGCGAATAATTATCCGGTGGGGTATGGTTCGCTGCAATTTACCAATGCGGGGATGCGCCTGAGCTTTACGCTGGAGGCGAAGGCTGGCACGCATGTGACGGAGCATCTGAACGGCGATACGAATGCGAGCGCCGGGGTGGTGCCTGCTAACGCGCTGCTGTTTGCGGGGCTGGGGAATCTGAACGGGTTCTATCATCAAGTGAAGGATGCGAGCAATGGGGCGGTGACAGATGAGAGCTTTACACGGGCAGTGGGCCTGGGGCCGGATGATCCGCTCTTCAATGCGCCGGTGAGTGTGGCGCTGCTGCCACCGAAGGCTGGTTCGGATCAGGTGGTTGAGCCGCTGGTGCTGCTGCACGCGACGGTGGATGCGACGACGGCGAGCGCGAAGGTGCAGCAGGCGGTGCAGAACCTGGGATATACGACGACGAGCAGCACGATCAGTGGGACGACGGTGACGGCGATTCACGCGCCGTCGCAGACGGTGTATTATACGCTGCTGGGACAAGACCTGGTGTTCGCGGGTGATAGCTACGGGATAAGTCAGGCTATTGATACGTTCCAGGGGCGGCTCTCCAGCCTGGCAGGGCTGTCAACGTTCAAGGAACTGGTGGCGCAGGCGCCGAAGGATAATGCGCTGACGGTGTTTATCGGTCTGGATACGCTGTCGAAGGCGACGGGGCCACTGGGCGATTTCTATCGGAATCTGGTGAAGCAGAGTGGGCTGCTGGCGAAGGCGACGGCGGCTTATCTGACCTATAGCTCGGATGACAGCGGGATTACGATTACCCAGGATCTCGCGCTGAAGTAG
- a CDS encoding GNAT family N-acetyltransferase — protein sequence MAFVLRPFIEEYSEAVLAIAHAAIPYDPEGNQRWLRERKQIDEQLFRRRHYVVVDTDTHDIVGYGAIEQQGSDPPQRLRLYLIVLPGYLRSGVGRALYGRLMSDVETLKVSSLWMQEYQQDTELLGFVQERGFVQTSLIRELRLTLAKANITQMVSIVDRVAARGIIISSLEEERLRSRNIARRLHDLYNAVLDDVYTPLTFQDFVQRLDRPRIMPQGFFIARKDDRLIGLSALAYIEGDPEQALQHWTGVLPDFRRQGIATALRLCTIDAALRLGYKTLTTFTNHSEPITLALNEKLGFHRLFAYVILEKTVQNQS from the coding sequence ATGGCATTCGTATTGCGCCCATTTATTGAAGAGTATAGCGAAGCCGTTCTGGCTATTGCACACGCCGCCATCCCCTACGACCCCGAAGGCAACCAGCGTTGGCTGCGCGAACGCAAACAGATTGACGAGCAACTGTTCCGCCGACGGCACTACGTCGTCGTTGACACCGACACCCACGACATCGTCGGCTACGGCGCCATCGAACAACAGGGATCAGACCCACCCCAGCGCCTCAGACTCTATCTCATCGTCCTGCCCGGCTACCTGCGCAGCGGCGTCGGGCGCGCCCTCTATGGCCGCCTCATGAGCGACGTAGAAACCCTCAAAGTCTCCAGCCTCTGGATGCAAGAATATCAACAAGACACCGAACTGCTCGGCTTCGTTCAGGAGCGCGGCTTCGTCCAAACCAGCCTCATCAGAGAACTGCGCCTCACCCTGGCAAAAGCCAACATCACCCAGATGGTCTCCATCGTAGATAGAGTCGCCGCGCGCGGCATCATCATCAGCAGCCTCGAAGAAGAACGCCTGCGCAGCCGCAACATCGCCCGGCGGCTCCACGACCTGTATAACGCCGTCCTTGATGATGTCTACACCCCCCTCACCTTTCAGGACTTCGTACAGCGTCTGGACCGCCCCCGCATCATGCCCCAGGGCTTTTTTATCGCCAGGAAAGATGATCGCCTCATCGGCCTCAGCGCCCTTGCCTACATCGAAGGCGACCCCGAACAAGCCTTGCAACACTGGACCGGCGTTCTGCCCGACTTCCGCCGACAAGGCATCGCCACCGCCCTGCGCCTCTGCACCATAGACGCCGCCCTGCGCCTCGGCTACAAAACCCTCACCACCTTCACCAACCACAGCGAACCCATCACGCTCGCCCTCAACGAAAAACTTGGCTTCCACCGCCTCTTCGCCTATGTCATCCTCGAAAAAACCGTTCAGAACCAATCCTGA
- a CDS encoding patatin-like phospholipase family protein, giving the protein MSSPTNQKRVDLVLEGGGVKGIALVGGLAVLEEHGYQPQNLAGTSAGAIVATLYAAGYPHQELYTILKQHDFSQFLDGTWLSHIPLAGNFLSIVFQRGIYKGDAFLNWMRQMLEKKGVRTFRDLIHPDFADQPRYRYKVQMIASDLMGRRMLVLPQDAPKLGIANPDDLEVAWAVRMSMSLALYFKPVIWRNPQTRSSAFITDGGMLSDFPVWLFDSGPTPEWPTFGMRLVEDEPRRSPDGWLPARQVSRLSIVDYLKSLLATLMEAHDRYYLENDSFVRTIMLPTLGIQTTDFTLSPEKALALYNAGRKAAEKFLQTWNFERYIAEYRQKEPPSRRDLISETIST; this is encoded by the coding sequence ATGTCCAGCCCAACCAATCAGAAAAGAGTAGATTTAGTCCTTGAAGGAGGAGGCGTCAAAGGCATCGCCCTCGTCGGCGGCCTCGCCGTCCTCGAAGAACATGGCTACCAACCCCAAAACCTCGCCGGAACCTCCGCCGGGGCCATCGTCGCCACCCTCTATGCCGCTGGCTACCCCCACCAGGAACTCTACACCATCTTGAAGCAGCATGACTTTTCTCAGTTCCTCGATGGCACCTGGCTTTCCCACATCCCCCTCGCGGGCAACTTTTTAAGCATCGTCTTCCAGCGCGGCATCTACAAAGGCGACGCCTTTCTCAACTGGATGCGTCAGATGCTCGAAAAAAAAGGCGTGCGCACCTTCCGCGACCTCATCCACCCAGACTTCGCCGATCAACCGCGCTACCGCTACAAAGTCCAGATGATCGCCTCAGACCTCATGGGGCGGCGCATGCTCGTCCTTCCACAAGACGCGCCAAAGCTGGGCATAGCCAACCCCGATGACCTCGAAGTCGCCTGGGCCGTGCGCATGAGCATGAGCCTCGCCCTCTACTTCAAGCCCGTCATCTGGCGCAACCCGCAGACCAGATCATCCGCCTTCATCACCGACGGCGGCATGCTCTCCGACTTCCCCGTCTGGCTCTTCGACTCCGGCCCCACTCCCGAATGGCCCACCTTCGGCATGCGCCTCGTCGAAGACGAACCGCGCCGCTCGCCCGACGGCTGGCTCCCCGCCAGACAGGTCTCCCGCCTCAGCATCGTTGACTACCTCAAAAGCCTCCTGGCAACCTTGATGGAAGCCCACGACCGCTACTACCTGGAGAACGACAGCTTCGTGCGCACCATCATGCTCCCCACCTTGGGCATCCAGACCACCGACTTCACCCTCTCTCCAGAAAAAGCCCTCGCCTTATATAACGCCGGGCGCAAGGCAGCAGAAAAGTTCCTGCAAACCTGGAACTTCGAGCGATATATCGCCGAATACCGCCAGAAAGAACCGCCGTCCCGCCGCGACCTCATAAGCGAGACCATATCCACCTGA
- a CDS encoding LacI family DNA-binding transcriptional regulator codes for MSEKHLTIADIARQAGVSKATVSRVLNAKPDVDPATRERILRLMNEQGFVPSASATNLAGGRSHLIGMLVRSYTWLFIPEIMRAVADRIDLTPYELVLYRMNDQLPDEDGIPAISRLLGANLTAGVLAVFPGQASAHLAHLTQKAIPLVVIDDQYHPTELPWGKIPIPWITSDNTTGAYEAVRHLIGHGHQRIAHLQGPMKWLCSRERHEGYCQALAEAGLPLDPALILEGDFTAVTGQSTAEQLFSLPPEQRPTAIFASSDLMAYGVLAAAQQRHISIPDQVALVGFDDLADMAESVVVVAPGQLPLTTIKQDFYEMGRYAMEQLFTLLETSYSVYRPRGWTFPHESTAPASATTAPGAINRIRLPVKLIIRDSCGCGLSAARA; via the coding sequence ATGTCCGAAAAACATCTCACCATCGCCGACATCGCCCGCCAGGCTGGCGTCTCCAAAGCAACCGTCTCGCGCGTCCTGAACGCGAAACCCGACGTGGACCCCGCCACCCGCGAGCGCATCCTGCGCCTCATGAACGAACAGGGCTTCGTACCCAGCGCCAGCGCCACCAACCTCGCTGGCGGGCGCAGCCACCTCATCGGCATGTTAGTCCGCTCCTACACCTGGCTCTTCATCCCCGAAATCATGCGCGCCGTCGCTGACCGCATAGACCTGACCCCCTACGAACTCGTCCTCTATCGCATGAACGACCAGCTTCCCGACGAAGACGGCATCCCAGCCATCAGCCGTCTCCTCGGCGCCAACCTGACCGCCGGAGTCCTCGCCGTCTTTCCCGGGCAAGCCTCAGCCCACCTCGCCCACCTCACCCAAAAAGCCATCCCACTCGTCGTCATAGACGACCAGTATCACCCCACTGAGCTTCCCTGGGGCAAAATCCCCATCCCCTGGATCACCTCCGACAACACCACCGGCGCTTACGAAGCCGTTCGCCACCTCATCGGACACGGACACCAGCGCATCGCCCACCTCCAGGGGCCGATGAAATGGCTCTGTTCCCGCGAACGCCACGAAGGGTATTGTCAGGCTCTCGCTGAAGCGGGCCTGCCCCTCGATCCCGCCCTCATTCTGGAAGGAGACTTCACCGCCGTCACCGGGCAAAGCACCGCAGAACAGCTCTTCTCTCTTCCACCCGAACAGCGCCCCACCGCCATCTTCGCCAGCAGCGACCTCATGGCCTATGGCGTCCTCGCCGCTGCGCAGCAGCGCCACATCTCCATCCCCGACCAGGTCGCCCTCGTCGGCTTCGACGACCTCGCCGACATGGCCGAATCCGTCGTCGTCGTCGCCCCCGGCCAGCTTCCGCTCACCACCATCAAGCAAGACTTCTACGAAATGGGCCGCTACGCTATGGAGCAGCTTTTCACCTTGCTCGAAACCTCCTACAGCGTCTATCGCCCCAGAGGATGGACCTTCCCGCACGAATCAACCGCGCCTGCCAGCGCCACCACCGCACCAGGAGCCATCAACCGTATCCGCTTGCCCGTCAAACTCATCATCCGCGACTCCTGCGGCTGTGGCCTTTCCGCCGCCCGCGCCTGA
- a CDS encoding phage antirepressor N-terminal domain-containing protein, with translation MDNNVLVPVEQALVPFYGSEILAARLPDGQIAASLGSLCSMLKLAKHGQMERIRRNKGLAEHLLLILVKTPDGPQRIEALVGEEAIRSWVMGIQINRIAPEKLPLIRVLQEEAYETLLRALLKPEAEQTTKPSEPQAAPLPPPPHSGAGAAQDSPWERLFEVLHDIRQEEQIKDEQLARYQRAQAERYALVEERLTSLGGLVEAPAQDDAAELSRLSAFSETHVANVREFFRLLERVTGRTLAQLEQGVSDPFGVPTYQRSS, from the coding sequence ATGGACAATAACGTTTTGGTGCCAGTAGAACAAGCATTAGTTCCATTTTACGGGAGCGAAATTTTAGCAGCCCGTTTGCCTGATGGACAGATCGCCGCCAGCCTTGGCTCACTCTGTAGTATGCTCAAGCTGGCGAAACACGGGCAAATGGAACGCATTCGCAGAAATAAAGGCTTAGCTGAGCATTTACTCCTTATCCTCGTGAAAACGCCCGATGGGCCACAGCGGATAGAAGCCCTCGTAGGAGAGGAAGCTATTCGCTCCTGGGTGATGGGAATACAGATTAACCGGATCGCACCAGAAAAGCTCCCACTGATTCGCGTGTTGCAAGAGGAAGCCTATGAGACGCTTTTGCGCGCCCTCCTCAAGCCAGAAGCCGAGCAAACCACCAAGCCGTCGGAACCACAAGCAGCGCCTCTGCCCCCGCCGCCACACAGCGGGGCGGGGGCGGCGCAGGATTCGCCCTGGGAGCGACTGTTTGAGGTGCTGCATGATATTCGGCAGGAAGAGCAGATAAAGGATGAGCAACTGGCGCGCTATCAACGCGCGCAGGCTGAGCGATACGCGCTCGTTGAGGAGCGGCTTACGTCGCTTGGTGGCTTGGTCGAAGCGCCAGCGCAGGATGACGCTGCCGAATTGAGTCGGCTGTCGGCGTTTAGTGAAACGCATGTGGCAAATGTGAGAGAATTCTTCCGCTTGCTGGAGAGGGTGACAGGACGCACTCTGGCTCAGCTTGAGCAAGGGGTGAGTGACCCCTTTGGCGTGCCAACCTATCAACGCTCTTCCTGA
- a CDS encoding amylo-alpha-1,6-glucosidase, with protein MESHAVPSHAHDAGPLRHHVIPRPRHLEELPAYFVPDTDLEMGASLGNTCCWVTTKGSGDVESLFSRHLGKTVVGSICLRYSGVGHRIIRPGRHEEAADPPVPPPSLAANQSASPQASDASTTNEEAIPLPGIPPQAQQYALHDEPTTAFIHLRQEMGGQFEIHPAYQRHLYDLSGSLKAEETVFVPHVAAPAQARHHPDLEAPLLYHIVALHNHATLTRRLRIYGYARLRGATPADITSAYDPDLCQGALIAKNASQPDWVRVFGISGRTVHVSGWETTFDASQIYETTHVFPLDNDTAATGDVLGALQVDVDLEPGERVEFAFITAFSSQGEAAARQTFDHAWNYERALRETTRYYTRAIGVTEVMTPDPIINQGVTWAKVNMLRVMSDYPTGPAFTNDPSRSSAVVGRDAAWFVYGCDHLLPEFSRRLLDAFAQRQQPSGKIIEYYHAVTNEQFDDGLNINDDTPLFILAVNHHYRETGDDAYLRQMYPAVRRAARYILSQRDTELPAIPADQKYGLVVCTARGTSVEGICGWRNIIEGYTLNGAVTEVNAECAAALRAAAHLGAEVGTRQGQQDASDFRQAAEALTAAINVNLLNPETGLYYLTIDLDGNRRTDVTSDELFPVIFRVAPDDVSYRIISRLNSPDFWTPAGIRTVSRDSPDYDPYGQYGLMGGVWPGVTWWYAFAAKAYHPEFMVRALRASFEHYLRDPKKNNTVPGQFSEWIDGESLVNRGMRLSPWEPPRFLWAAVEGVCGVMLGVGPIRLSPLLPRDWHWVGIRRLFYHGRELAFFAARQQDFFHVFCTADCETSEGDTKHVYHQDISEQIYALHALAHHVAFKRPGEIMVCLGSASRQTMLVPLRLDSALEAGKTYHTEVYNSERSAWVEGETSRAEDLKELAVDIEEGGYRLLRFLERP; from the coding sequence ATGGAATCCCATGCCGTTCCCTCTCACGCCCACGACGCCGGACCCCTGCGTCACCACGTCATCCCCAGGCCGCGCCATCTGGAAGAATTGCCCGCCTACTTCGTCCCCGACACCGACCTTGAAATGGGCGCCAGCCTGGGCAACACCTGCTGCTGGGTCACAACCAAAGGCAGCGGAGACGTGGAATCCCTCTTCAGCAGACACCTGGGCAAAACTGTCGTTGGCTCCATCTGCCTGCGCTATAGCGGCGTCGGCCATCGCATCATTCGCCCTGGCCGCCACGAAGAAGCCGCCGACCCGCCTGTACCGCCGCCGTCCCTGGCGGCGAATCAATCCGCCAGCCCACAAGCCAGCGACGCCTCCACCACCAACGAAGAAGCAATTCCGCTGCCAGGTATCCCCCCGCAAGCCCAACAATACGCCCTCCACGACGAACCCACCACCGCCTTTATCCATCTGCGCCAGGAAATGGGCGGCCAGTTCGAGATTCACCCCGCCTACCAGCGCCATCTCTATGACCTGTCGGGCAGCCTCAAGGCAGAAGAAACCGTCTTCGTCCCTCACGTCGCCGCGCCAGCCCAGGCCAGGCATCATCCCGATCTGGAAGCCCCCCTGCTCTATCACATCGTCGCTCTCCACAACCACGCCACCCTCACCCGGCGGCTGCGCATCTACGGCTATGCCCGCCTGCGCGGCGCTACCCCTGCCGACATCACCAGCGCCTACGACCCTGATCTCTGCCAGGGCGCGCTCATCGCCAAAAACGCCAGCCAGCCAGATTGGGTGCGCGTCTTCGGCATCTCCGGGCGTACTGTCCACGTCTCCGGCTGGGAAACCACCTTCGACGCCAGCCAGATTTACGAAACCACCCACGTCTTCCCCCTCGACAACGACACCGCCGCCACTGGCGATGTCCTGGGCGCTCTGCAAGTGGATGTAGACCTGGAGCCTGGCGAGCGCGTCGAGTTCGCCTTCATCACCGCCTTTTCATCCCAGGGAGAAGCCGCCGCCCGCCAGACCTTTGACCACGCCTGGAACTACGAGCGCGCCCTGCGCGAAACCACCAGATACTACACCAGGGCCATCGGCGTCACCGAAGTCATGACCCCCGACCCTATCATCAACCAGGGCGTCACCTGGGCCAAAGTCAACATGCTGCGCGTCATGTCCGACTACCCCACCGGCCCCGCCTTCACCAACGACCCCAGCCGCTCCTCTGCCGTCGTGGGCCGCGATGCCGCCTGGTTTGTCTATGGCTGCGATCACCTGCTCCCGGAGTTCTCGCGGCGGCTGCTCGACGCCTTTGCCCAGCGCCAGCAGCCCAGCGGCAAAATCATCGAATACTACCATGCCGTCACCAACGAACAATTCGATGACGGCCTCAACATCAACGACGACACCCCGCTCTTCATCCTCGCCGTCAACCATCACTACCGCGAAACGGGCGACGACGCCTATCTGCGCCAGATGTATCCCGCTGTGCGCCGCGCCGCCCGCTACATCCTCAGCCAGCGCGACACCGAACTGCCCGCAATCCCCGCCGACCAGAAATACGGCCTCGTCGTCTGCACCGCGCGCGGCACAAGCGTCGAAGGCATCTGCGGCTGGCGCAACATCATCGAAGGCTACACCCTCAACGGCGCTGTCACCGAAGTCAACGCCGAATGCGCCGCCGCGCTCCGCGCCGCCGCTCACCTTGGCGCGGAAGTCGGCACGCGCCAGGGCCAGCAAGACGCCAGCGACTTCCGCCAGGCAGCCGAGGCGCTCACCGCCGCCATTAACGTCAACCTGCTCAACCCTGAAACCGGCCTCTACTACCTCACCATTGACCTTGATGGCAACCGCCGCACCGACGTCACCTCCGACGAACTCTTCCCCGTCATCTTTCGCGTCGCCCCCGACGACGTGTCCTATCGCATCATCAGCCGCCTCAACAGCCCCGACTTCTGGACCCCCGCCGGCATTCGCACCGTCAGCCGCGACAGCCCCGACTACGACCCCTACGGGCAATATGGCCTCATGGGCGGCGTCTGGCCCGGCGTGACCTGGTGGTACGCCTTCGCCGCCAAAGCCTACCACCCCGAATTCATGGTGCGCGCCCTGCGCGCCAGCTTCGAGCATTACCTCCGCGACCCCAAGAAAAATAACACCGTCCCCGGCCAGTTCAGCGAATGGATCGATGGTGAATCTCTCGTCAATCGCGGCATGCGCCTCTCCCCCTGGGAACCACCGCGTTTCCTCTGGGCCGCCGTCGAAGGCGTCTGCGGTGTCATGCTCGGCGTCGGCCCCATCCGCCTCAGCCCCCTCCTCCCCCGCGACTGGCACTGGGTCGGCATCCGCCGCCTCTTCTATCATGGCCGCGAACTCGCCTTCTTCGCCGCCCGCCAGCAAGACTTCTTCCACGTCTTTTGCACCGCCGACTGTGAAACCTCCGAAGGCGATACCAAACACGTCTATCACCAGGACATCTCCGAACAGATTTATGCCCTCCACGCCCTCGCCCATCACGTCGCCTTCAAGCGCCCTGGCGAAATCATGGTCTGCCTCGGCTCCGCCTCCCGCCAGACCATGCTCGTTCCGCTTCGCCTCGATTCAGCCCTAGAAGCGGGCAAAACCTATCACACCGAGGTCTACAACAGCGAGCGCAGCGCCTGGGTCGAAGGCGAAACCAGCCGCGCCGAAGACCTCAAAGAACTCGCCGTTGACATCGAAGAAGGCGGCTACCGCCTCCTTCGCTTCCTCGAACGCCCATAG
- a CDS encoding helix-turn-helix transcriptional regulator, with protein MSTFKDLRERLYLSQSDLAKQCGVKKQAVWYWENGLALPSLAHQKQLVEVLQCTRDELLATLKEARERREQKEQPAA; from the coding sequence ATGTCTACGTTTAAGGACTTGCGTGAGCGTTTGTATCTCTCACAAAGCGACTTAGCCAAACAATGCGGTGTCAAAAAGCAGGCTGTTTGGTACTGGGAGAATGGTCTGGCGCTTCCAAGTCTCGCTCACCAAAAGCAGCTTGTGGAAGTGCTGCAATGCACACGCGATGAACTTCTTGCTACCTTGAAAGAAGCAAGAGAAAGGAGAGAACAAAAAGAACAGCCCGCCGCCTAG